In Equus asinus isolate D_3611 breed Donkey chromosome 13, EquAss-T2T_v2, whole genome shotgun sequence, one DNA window encodes the following:
- the CYTH1 gene encoding cytohesin-1 isoform X1, with the protein MVLKTEEEDVPSDLTAEERQELENIRRRKQELLADIQRLKDEIAEVANEIENLGSTEERKNMQRNKQVAMGRKKFNMDPKKGIQFLIENDLLKNTCEDIAQFLYKGEGLNKTAIGDYLGERDEFNIQVLHAFVELHEFTDLNLVQALRQFLWSFRLPGEAQKIDRMMEAFAQRYCQCNNGVFQSTDTCYVLSFAIIMLNTSLHNPNVKDKPTVERFIAMNRGINDGGDLPEELLRNLYESIKNEPFKIPEDDGNDLTHTFFNPDREGWLLKLGGRVKTWKRRWFILTDNCLYYFEYTTDKEPRGIIPLENLSIREVEDSKKPNCFELYIPDNKDQVIKACKTEADGRVVEGNHTVYRISAPTPEEKEEWMKCIKAAISRDPFYEMLAARKKKVSSTKRH; encoded by the exons AGGCTGAAGGATGAGATAGCAGAAGTAGCTAATGAAATTGAAAACCTGGGGTCCACAGAAGAAAG GAAAAACATGCAGAGGAACAAACAGGTAGCCATGGGCAGGAAAAAATTTAACATGGATCCTAAAAAG GGGATCCAGTTCTTAATAGAGAATGACCTGCTGAAGAACACCTGTGAGGACATTGCCCAGTTCTTGTATAAGGGGGAGGGGCTCAACAAAACAGCCATCGGAGACTACCTGGGGGAGAG AGATGAGTTCAATATCCAGGTTCTTCATGCGTTCGTGGAGTTGCATGAGTTCACGGATCTTAACCTTGTCCAGGCGCTGCG GCAGTTCCTCTGGAGCTTCCGGCTGCCAGGAGAGGCCCAGAAGATTGACCGGATGATGGAGGCATTTGCCCAGCGCTACTGTCAGTGCAATAACGGAGTGTTCCAGTCCACGG ACACTTGCTATGTCCTCTCGTTCGCCATCATCATGTTGAACACCAGCCTGCACAACCCCAACGTCAAAGATAAGCCCACCGTGGAGCGGTTTATTGCCATGAATCGAGGCATCAACGATGGGGGAGACCTGCCCGAGGAGCTGCTCCGG AATCTGTATGAGAGCATAAAAAATGAACCCTTTAAAATCCCGGAAGATGATGGGAATGACCTTACTCACACTTTCTTCAATCCAGACCGAGAAGGCTGGCTATTGAAACTCG GTGGCAGGGTAAAGACTTGGAAAAGACGCTGGTTCATTCTGACTGACAACTGCCTTTACTACTTTGAATATACAACG GATAAGGAGCCCCGTGGGATTATCCCTCTAGAGAATCTGAGTATCCGGGAGGTGGAGGATTCCAAAAAACCC AACTGCTTTGAGCTTTATATCCCTGACAATAAAGACCAAGTCATTAAGGCTTGTAAGACCGAGGCCGACGGGCGCGTGGTGGAGGGGAACCACACTGTGTACCGGATTTCAGCCCCCACAcctgaggagaaggaagagtggaTGAAATGCATCAA AGCAGCCATCAGCAGGGACCCTTTCTATGAGATGCTGGCAGCGCGGAAGAAGAAGGTCTCCTCCACGAAAAGACACTGA
- the CYTH1 gene encoding cytohesin-1 isoform X3, producing MQRNKQVAMGRKKFNMDPKKGIQFLIENDLLKNTCEDIAQFLYKGEGLNKTAIGDYLGERDEFNIQVLHAFVELHEFTDLNLVQALRQFLWSFRLPGEAQKIDRMMEAFAQRYCQCNNGVFQSTDTCYVLSFAIIMLNTSLHNPNVKDKPTVERFIAMNRGINDGGDLPEELLRNLYESIKNEPFKIPEDDGNDLTHTFFNPDREGWLLKLGGRVKTWKRRWFILTDNCLYYFEYTTDKEPRGIIPLENLSIREVEDSKKPNCFELYIPDNKDQVIKACKTEADGRVVEGNHTVYRISAPTPEEKEEWMKCIKAAISRDPFYEMLAARKKKVSSTKRH from the exons ATGCAGAGGAACAAACAGGTAGCCATGGGCAGGAAAAAATTTAACATGGATCCTAAAAAG GGGATCCAGTTCTTAATAGAGAATGACCTGCTGAAGAACACCTGTGAGGACATTGCCCAGTTCTTGTATAAGGGGGAGGGGCTCAACAAAACAGCCATCGGAGACTACCTGGGGGAGAG AGATGAGTTCAATATCCAGGTTCTTCATGCGTTCGTGGAGTTGCATGAGTTCACGGATCTTAACCTTGTCCAGGCGCTGCG GCAGTTCCTCTGGAGCTTCCGGCTGCCAGGAGAGGCCCAGAAGATTGACCGGATGATGGAGGCATTTGCCCAGCGCTACTGTCAGTGCAATAACGGAGTGTTCCAGTCCACGG ACACTTGCTATGTCCTCTCGTTCGCCATCATCATGTTGAACACCAGCCTGCACAACCCCAACGTCAAAGATAAGCCCACCGTGGAGCGGTTTATTGCCATGAATCGAGGCATCAACGATGGGGGAGACCTGCCCGAGGAGCTGCTCCGG AATCTGTATGAGAGCATAAAAAATGAACCCTTTAAAATCCCGGAAGATGATGGGAATGACCTTACTCACACTTTCTTCAATCCAGACCGAGAAGGCTGGCTATTGAAACTCG GTGGCAGGGTAAAGACTTGGAAAAGACGCTGGTTCATTCTGACTGACAACTGCCTTTACTACTTTGAATATACAACG GATAAGGAGCCCCGTGGGATTATCCCTCTAGAGAATCTGAGTATCCGGGAGGTGGAGGATTCCAAAAAACCC AACTGCTTTGAGCTTTATATCCCTGACAATAAAGACCAAGTCATTAAGGCTTGTAAGACCGAGGCCGACGGGCGCGTGGTGGAGGGGAACCACACTGTGTACCGGATTTCAGCCCCCACAcctgaggagaaggaagagtggaTGAAATGCATCAA AGCAGCCATCAGCAGGGACCCTTTCTATGAGATGCTGGCAGCGCGGAAGAAGAAGGTCTCCTCCACGAAAAGACACTGA
- the CYTH1 gene encoding cytohesin-1 isoform X2 translates to MEEDDSYVPSDLTAEERQELENIRRRKQELLADIQRLKDEIAEVANEIENLGSTEERKNMQRNKQVAMGRKKFNMDPKKGIQFLIENDLLKNTCEDIAQFLYKGEGLNKTAIGDYLGERDEFNIQVLHAFVELHEFTDLNLVQALRQFLWSFRLPGEAQKIDRMMEAFAQRYCQCNNGVFQSTDTCYVLSFAIIMLNTSLHNPNVKDKPTVERFIAMNRGINDGGDLPEELLRNLYESIKNEPFKIPEDDGNDLTHTFFNPDREGWLLKLGGRVKTWKRRWFILTDNCLYYFEYTTDKEPRGIIPLENLSIREVEDSKKPNCFELYIPDNKDQVIKACKTEADGRVVEGNHTVYRISAPTPEEKEEWMKCIKAAISRDPFYEMLAARKKKVSSTKRH, encoded by the exons AGGCTGAAGGATGAGATAGCAGAAGTAGCTAATGAAATTGAAAACCTGGGGTCCACAGAAGAAAG GAAAAACATGCAGAGGAACAAACAGGTAGCCATGGGCAGGAAAAAATTTAACATGGATCCTAAAAAG GGGATCCAGTTCTTAATAGAGAATGACCTGCTGAAGAACACCTGTGAGGACATTGCCCAGTTCTTGTATAAGGGGGAGGGGCTCAACAAAACAGCCATCGGAGACTACCTGGGGGAGAG AGATGAGTTCAATATCCAGGTTCTTCATGCGTTCGTGGAGTTGCATGAGTTCACGGATCTTAACCTTGTCCAGGCGCTGCG GCAGTTCCTCTGGAGCTTCCGGCTGCCAGGAGAGGCCCAGAAGATTGACCGGATGATGGAGGCATTTGCCCAGCGCTACTGTCAGTGCAATAACGGAGTGTTCCAGTCCACGG ACACTTGCTATGTCCTCTCGTTCGCCATCATCATGTTGAACACCAGCCTGCACAACCCCAACGTCAAAGATAAGCCCACCGTGGAGCGGTTTATTGCCATGAATCGAGGCATCAACGATGGGGGAGACCTGCCCGAGGAGCTGCTCCGG AATCTGTATGAGAGCATAAAAAATGAACCCTTTAAAATCCCGGAAGATGATGGGAATGACCTTACTCACACTTTCTTCAATCCAGACCGAGAAGGCTGGCTATTGAAACTCG GTGGCAGGGTAAAGACTTGGAAAAGACGCTGGTTCATTCTGACTGACAACTGCCTTTACTACTTTGAATATACAACG GATAAGGAGCCCCGTGGGATTATCCCTCTAGAGAATCTGAGTATCCGGGAGGTGGAGGATTCCAAAAAACCC AACTGCTTTGAGCTTTATATCCCTGACAATAAAGACCAAGTCATTAAGGCTTGTAAGACCGAGGCCGACGGGCGCGTGGTGGAGGGGAACCACACTGTGTACCGGATTTCAGCCCCCACAcctgaggagaaggaagagtggaTGAAATGCATCAA AGCAGCCATCAGCAGGGACCCTTTCTATGAGATGCTGGCAGCGCGGAAGAAGAAGGTCTCCTCCACGAAAAGACACTGA